The region ATGTCTAACCTGACAGGGTGTGGAGTGGGCGGTTGTTGTCAGTCAGTACTGGCCCGTGTTTCAGGCAGACCGGGAGTGATGGTGCTGTCAGCAGCCCAGGAGCAGGCTGTTAGTCCTCCACCATTAATCATTTATCTCCTTTGGCATTCATGGCATCTTGCCAACAAGTGTGTAGCTGCTTGAATGTTTGAGAAATGGCCAGTGTCTAGGGCACTGCAACTCTGATCCAAAGCACATCCAATAGTGGTATACCTAAAGCAGATTTAGGGCATCAAGAAGGGAGTGTAGACTACAGACTAGGTCGTTAGCTGTGTTAATAGGATTTACATGTAGTGCTTGACTACTAAACAatgcactgtttttgttttcttgtttgcttgtttgttctgAGCAGTTAAAGGTAGGTGGGAGTAGCAGTGGAGGAAGCTTCGAGGATGTGCTCTCCTCAACAGCCCAGGCCTGCGCTCAGGATGTACCCACCAACAACCCAAGAGACAACACAGAGTTTCCATGATAATAGGACTGGCCTGCTACCAGCTTGCCGATGGAACTCTGCTGCCCCTTTGTGGTCAGGAGGCTAGCTTCCCTCCTTAGACAAGATTTTCTGAAGTCCAGAGTTCAGTACTAGTTGTGACCAAATATTTTACCAAGTGCTTTAACCAAAACATACATCCAAAAGTTGTCTTGGTATAGCTTCTGtccaaataattaataatttttgttacattatatttaaaaagaaattcatTGTGTTCAGTACCTTGAGGTATGTTCAACTACCATCCTCAGAATTAGTTTTTCCATTAATTTGCTGAAGAATTAATTTCTTATATGCAGTTAAGAATCACAAATTAATTTGCTGGACCAGACCAGGTGATCAATTCAAGTATTTTTTCCTCATTTGGTTGAATCTATGTTTTATAGCTGCACTGCACTTTTAGCATGACCCAAGGCAAACTGCTGCTCCACTAAAATGTCTCCTAATCACTGATGagaacacactacagtgaacaCTAgaacatatattaaatatgctTATTAAATATGTATTCTATAAATATGCTCTACATGCATAACTACAATGTAATATTCCCCACGTACTAAAGCTCTGGCTTCCTGAAAGCCGCCAGCcgagtatttttaaatgtgtagtCTATAATTTGacaataacctttttttttttttttttttaaatcttcagAATCATTTCCCTCGCTATATTTGAAGTTGTACATTGTGGATTGATGCAATATAATCTAAAACTATTAGCACctagcaaaaagaaaacaatgttttataaacTTGCCATTATCCATTCTTGTATACCAAGTTTTGACATTTCAGCATAACATTCAATATTAAAAGATTTTTGCAATGTCAGAAGTCTCATCTTATCAATATGAAGAGTTGTGAAGCTGAATCACACCTACTGAAGAATTACTGGCATCTGATTCCTAGaaattttttttcctatgtATAAAATTAACATCACATTTCCTcaatttttcagcattttttattgctttttaaagttGGCTACGGTACACTTTAATGAAAGATTATTGAAaataacaaccaaaaaaaaaaaaaaaaaaaacaggctgatGTTTCCTGACATGAAGTCAATATTCGGTTATAATGCCAACTGgtcaaaaaagtaaaaaataaataaatctagaaCAGGAAACTGAAAGAATTATGGGACCTTTGGTGTGTGCCATTGCTCATCCTATGaagcaaaaaaacccagcaaaatCTGCTGACAAAGTAATCAAGAAGGAAGTTTTGTCAGCAGTAACCAGAAAGGCTGGCAGTAAATGCAGGGTGAGTCAACTCAATTCCGTAAAAGCCAAAGAATTTCGGGAGCAGGAATTCAAGTGCAACAATGACCCTTCTATACAGCTGaacactgacaaaaacacaatgtGTATGTGGTAGATACAGCTACTACTTTAACAACAGAAGTTAAGTCAGGGAAGATAATTTTGTCTTGTGTTACACTTCAACACAGTCTTAAAGCACTCATAACAATGTTAACAGAAATGTAGATTCATTAAGACTGCTTTATCTTCTATCTGAAGACATAATTTCTGTCAAAACAAGAAATACCTTTAGTAAAAGtacttaaaagaaaattaagcGCTAGAAGCTCTTACATTGTCTTAATCAGAAATGACTGTAAGCTCATCTCTGCTGATGTTTcaagtaaaattattattgtttgccCCTTGAGAATGAAAGTTGTCTGGCAAGACAATCACAATATAAAGATGCAAGGAGAAACCTTAGCTGTTGGGTGGTTTGTGGTTATTGATAAATATAAACCACAAAATCTAGAGTACACCCTGATGCAGCAGCTCACCCTTCCTCCGGTTACAGTGAAGTTATGAAGTTGTGCGTTACGTGGCTGTCCTGATTTGTTGCCTGCCCCAAACTGGCCTCGCCTTGCTTCCCTATGTGATGAGCTCTTTCCTCGTTCAGACTCCTCGCCAGGGCCAGGACCTCCGGATGATGAAAACGGCCTGCAACAAGCAAAGAGCAGCACTTTCAATCGGCGCTAGCTGACCTGAGCATTCTGGCAGCTGATGGATTTTCAGCCTTCACCTAAAGGAGAAGGAACAGGAGAAAACCTTCAGTGGAAGAGAAGAATTCCTGCAGTCTGCCTGGGGTCCCCTCCAGCTCCTCATACTCATGGGCCTGTAGGATCATCTCGAGCTGGTCCAGCTCTTTCACCAGCTTGGCCTCTGGACTCGACTGGGTCTCATACTCCTGCAGGGTGACGCAGACGATTGCTTTGGCCACACTTTGCAGCAAAGTCTACTATTGCAATATATATATCTCTACAATTTGGATGAACTCATTATCACCACCATCGATGTGGTGGAGTTTTTCAAATTTTTAGGAGACATGCATCTCTCGTGTGTGAGAACAGCACATTGGCACTGTACTTCTAACACGAATGGAAAATAGGTCCTTTAATTATCCCTTAACTGACTCTTGATTGGCACAGATTGGTCACGTGACCctgtgctgggagctgggagCATGAGCAGTAGAATGTAACCTTCACTTCAATATGGCAACTATCCTACCCTAACAAGGTTTGGATTTATCCCAGGGACTGtggattgttgttgttattaattgAGGTTTATGACTAAATGCAGAATCTTTCATCACTTTCCATAGGGAATTTGTCTGGGCATGCTTGATGCTTTTAAATCATGAAAGACCACAGCCTACTACAAAGTGGACAAACATGTACATGGAGGCAGGAGACATCAAATTCACCATAATCCCATACAACATGGCTTGTTTTGAGAACATAAGATATGGAAAAGGTACAAACTTACCTCCCACAACTGGTAGAGCTCTTTATGCAGATCTTCACTTAGCAAGCCTGTGATGTGAACCATTGCCTCCTGAAAAAAGCATATAAAATTATATGAGGATTCATGGTAAACTAGtagattttttcccccaaatgaAGTGTCATACGTATACACTATATGGCAAACTATGTGACCATCCCTCTTAAGTATTAAGATCAGCCACATCTTTTGTTAAAAGGTGTGTAAAATcaagcacacagccatgcaGTCTCCATAGTCAAACACTGGCATATAAATGTGTCACTGTCATTGGATGCTCCCTTTCCACAAGAATGTTTAACATTCTGCTCTACTACACTGCAAATGGTATTAATGTGAAATGGAAGCAGATAGGACCAACAGCCACTCAGCCACAAAGAGCGAGAAAACTCCCAGAGCAGGGGCACTGTATACTGTAGCATTAACACTGCTCTTCACTGGGGACCTAGCCCAAATGGAAAACAGTCaaccattatccctcctcctCCAAACTTTACTGTTGGCACCGTCCAAGCTAGTAGGAACGCGTTCGCATGGCGTCCACCAAACCCAGATTcctccatcagactgccagatagtggAGTGCGATTCATgactccagagaacatgtttccactgctccagcaTTCAAAGACATTTTAACCAATTATACGTTTCCAACTTTGTGACAACAGTTTGGGAAAAGAGTGAGTGATTTAAAAGCACAAAGTGAGGTCAGTCAGTAAAGGCACGGGTtgatgagtttggtgtggaagaactctAGAGgtccacacagagccctgaGCTTTAAATCCCCTGAAGTAGACTGGAACGTTGATGGTAAGACAGGCTTCTCATTCAGCATCAATGTATGACCTCACTAAGGCTTTCAGTGAATAGGCAAAAGTCCCatagacacacaacacattctTATGAAAAGATTTAGCTGCAAATGGGAGGGGAGGACAACTGCATATTGATGTACATTGTTTTGGAATGAGATGTCCAAGTGTGAAAATCTAGTGTGCAGACCTTTGGTTACATCGTCTTTATATATACACCAACCaagtgattaaatattttacaatgaaATTAGACATCTCAAACGATACCTTTtctcttctgtgtttttctgctttGCTAATGTTGTCGGCTGGAGCGATGTCGCCCACAATGCACTCGGCCAAGTCATGTACTAAGGCCAGCTTCATGCATCTGGAATGGGAAGGAATTCAACACAATGCGTCACtgaacggtgtgtgtgtgtctataggtCATAAACCACATGGGTACAGGGCATGCTTGACTCGTCGGTTAGCTGAGGCCACGGGTTCAGTTTTCGTCTTCTGTACATACCGGAACTTTTTCAATCTTCTTTCCAACTATGCCTTCAGTACACCCTACTCCATGTCCACCGCAGACACAAACATCAAGTGAACATTATCTAGTTACCTCTCTTTGTTTACGCCACGGTCTTGTATCGTTAATGCCATCACTGACATCCTGTACATGTGATCGGACACACTCTCTGGATGCTTCACGTGTCTGTACACCCATCCCTTTCGTGGCACTTGCTGCAAACGGAAAAAAACGGACTTGTCTTGTCCATTTGGCACACTCCACTGAATGTCTAGATATGTAGCATGATCAAAGCTACAAAACACTAACACGCATATTTTTGTAATGGCTGTAAGCAAACCGTAAACGGCACAAAAAGATCAGATGGgacatttattaaaattcatACATTACCTTCAATTGCCCTACTAGTTTTAAGAACTGCAGCATGTTCTCCATGCTGTGTCTACCAGACATGAAACGAATGAACCGGaagtagatttttttctttctttctcgcgAATACGTACAAACTGTGGTGTTAACTCTCTTGTagcactagatggcagtgtccTATAAAATAATTCGTGGGTTTCTATTCTTGGCCTTTTAGCTGGATTAGAAAGTGACGCCACATTCAGTTTCTACAGAATATTTTATGGTGAAAGCCAATTTCGTTAAAGGAACAGTAGCCTGCGCTTTACTTGCTCCATCGGCGAATGAGCTCATCCGTTGAAGCTAACATGTAACAGCATTCTCCCTTACaagtgtctgtgggaatttgaGATTATCTTAAAAATTGAAATATTCTCTGATAACGGTATGGCACATGGTGTCAAAAAAAAACCGCGTACGATACTCTTTGAGTGTTTCAAGTTCCCAGTGGTTGTTGGAAAACATTGCACCTCCTCAGATGTTTTGGCCTTGACATGCATGCTGTTTACAATGTTTCCTTAGTATTTATAAATGAGATTCCAGCCGAACCAAACAAATCTCTTATATCCTTGTTCAGGGTTACCAGAGGCAGGCATTTTAATATAGATTTAGGATGCGCAGACCATTGACCACAACTTAATTAGATTTTCACTGCAACAACACTGCTTAATTGTTCTTGCAACTTGCATGCGGCGCTGTTGCTGCACGTTTCCCCAAGACACTCGACGAAAGCCCCCTGGAGGAAAGACTGTCTAGCAAGGAAGAGCAGGCGACCTTATGTTACTGCGTAACGAGGATATGAGTGTCTTCCTCCCAGCAGAATCCTAGTGCTAAATACGGTATTTATACGCCACGTATGTAGCCCTCATTATCAGGGGGTCACGCTCATCCACCTGTGTCGTAACACTTCCTCGCGACGCTGTTTCCTGGAGTGGCCTATACACTGCAACGTGTAGACAATACATACTCTTCCAGGGAGTTCTGTTGGCCCTGCTTACGTGGGCAACAGAAAGGAGGTTTTGTGGATGCACCACACAATTTGCAGATGCTTCCCGCCTCCATGTGAAAATTCAGAATTTTTTTAGATGAATCTAATAGCTCTAGTGAGATTCATGTGATTGAGTAGACATTGTTTTCTGTGAtcacagcagagtgtgtgcgGATAGTTTATCTGCAAGTAATGTACTGCACCTGGGGAAAAAATCAAAGTTGAAGCTCATTTATACCAAGTTGATGTGATTTGAAATATGAGATTTCAAAGCACTCTTGAAATGGACTGTGAAACAGGATGAAGATGGCACTAAACctataatacaaatacaaatacaaatacaaatatacactcattatcacacactgaacactgttaAGGAGGGGTATCTCTTAAAAGAAGTGAATactactgtgtctgtgtgtatttgtagatAAAAAGCTTGTTGCTTGCGCAGAAATCACTTGCCATTGAAATTCTCATTTCAGTCTACAAACGGTTCAATCTGTTCCTGCGGCCTGTAGGAAAAGCCGCTTTTTACAGGTAGACGTGACAAgtgtcagagaaagaaaaacatccaCACGACTTCCGTTGTCAAAACAATGATAGCTGCGCACCCCTGTTTATTTACAGGAAACACATCTTTCCTCCCCCATCCTCCTGTGGCAGCAGAAAATAGCCACTCGAGCAGCTCTGAACAGAACGTCGGTCTACTGACTGCATATCTCTCAGCATTGTCCCATCCACTATATTTAACCACGTGGCTGtgttacatttgaaatgttAGCTCGAACCTTGACCCCAGTTAACCAAAGGGGGTCCTAAATATAGCGGCAAGGCCTAAAAATGTCCTGGGAACTCTTCGGGGGGATTTTGCTGGCCCGCCGAGCCGCGAACCGTCCgacagagagagcgaaaggGAGCGCCGTGACGCAGCCACCGGCAGGATGTCGCGTGGTTTCTCGTGAGAGAAGCCCTCGGTCCCCCGACCCCTTGGTCCCTCAGACCCTCATTTCACATGGGCACCGAAGGCTGTCAGCAGTCtacactcaccacacagctgTTATTTTAAATGGCTGGCTGCTGCACTGTTGCACTAGCTGCACAAGTGATTAGATGCTCACCTGTGGAGTGACAAAGTGTCTTCATCAGGCTTAATAAAATGGCTGCAAATGAACACCGCCAGAGCTTAACTACtttattatactttattatacTTTATTGTACTTTATTATAAGGACATTTAGATGGCCTAACTAAAGTTTTGCCCAGTTATTGTCAAATACTTTTGCACCCAAAGTTACTGTGCATTATAAGAAAGACTTTCATGCCCACAATGAAAtatattcatttgtattttgttagGCCTCAGCCTGCTTTTAGTGCAAAGTGCATTTCTTTTAATAACATCCTTAGGTATTAAGCAAGGCCAGCAGGGTTCCTGAGCAAAAACGCATCCCTCTTTTAGGGgattaccatggcaacaggtGACAGCGTGGTAGCTGCAACCTGCTTTGGGTGTCAGAAGTCTCTTTCACTGTGTCCCGGCTTTGTGCAGGGAGGACCAGGGCCATGGTCACTGCAGCTAACAAATAGCGCTGGCTTGTGGGCACTTTGTGCGGAGGGGCCGGCAGCACAGCGGAGGACCTTGTCATGGCGGGTTGTGTGAATGGGAGGAGGTTAgaaatggggggtgggggtgggtgggggtcaGCGGCAGGAGAAATAAGAGCCCTAACCCCGCCACCATTCAAATGAGCGCCACCTTGAAGCGAGCGACCTCTGTGCTGTCATAAATGCGAGGCAGGGACAGGTTGGGCGGAGGGGCAGAAGTTTGGGGCGGTGGAGGCGGGGTACTGCACGGCTTTCTTCTTCAAGGGGGCACAGGGGAAAGAAAGGGGCATTGTCAGTCATGGCTCCTGAGCTTTGATTTAGGGCTCGGAGGGGCCATGGATGTGAGGCACAGCGAGCGGCCCACGCCTCCGCTCGCCCCTGTGAGAACGGAGGGGAAGCCGCCGTCAGCCATAAAATTGATTATGAATGCACTTTAAATGCAACAGGAGCCCATTCCCTGCCATGGAGGACTTTCAAAACGCCCTGACATTCCAGCACACGTTTGACATTCGACATTGAATGCAGTGTTGAAATCTAAGTTGATTCATTGGTAATCCTCTACCTTGAGTTCCATTTAATCCAAAAGGCACAAAAGGTGTTAATGGATGGAACGCACTTTGTCTAGTGCAAAATCAGAAGCATAACTAATGTTTGCACATGTAGTTTTGACCCAAACTGGTCACTGACTGTGTCAATGAAACCATATGTGTTGGGTATTCTGATTGGTTCAAACGGGTACTTGCTTTGGAGCATCACATCACACCACTTACTGGTTTACCTTTTCTGTGTCCTCCAGTTGAGACCATGCTGCTGAATGAAATGgtaaagaaatgtttattttttctgtatttctgtttatcAGAATCAGAGTGAATTGCTGCGGTGGATGCTCACCCAAGGTGATTGACATCAGCCCCTGAAGCACTTGCACcatacaaacacccacagaGTTGGGGCAACATGATCTGATTTCTGGACCAGACAAGAAGTCTATTACATGTGAGCAAGGCTGTGTTATTTCCCACTCAACATATCCATGGATCGGATCAAACCTTATGGCTTCTGTTATGTAGAGATGAAAGAAGTATAGTaatggtggggaaaaaaaacccaacagctaattaaacaatttatttGCCTCCTGTGCACATCAGTCAGTCTTGTCTTCTGTTGCGTGTCTGATGAAACCCGACGTTGGTAGGGCGAGTGGCGGCCGAGCCTGTTCCCTCCTCACTCAGCTGTAACTCTACCTCTTCCCCCGGCGCTGACCCACTTCTCCCCTGTGCGGCTGAGATAAAGGGTGAGAGGCGCGGTCACGCCAGCGAACCTTGCCCTCCCCGCCACCGGTCCCACGGCTCCGGATCGCCTTGTTCCCAGTCTAGTGCCAGCCCCCCATCCTCCTGCCTGGCTAGGcttcactcgcacacacacactcggccCAGTGCCGGCCCAGCGCCACCAGCTTCCACTGCGTAACACATTTCC is a window of Electrophorus electricus isolate fEleEle1 chromosome 3, fEleEle1.pri, whole genome shotgun sequence DNA encoding:
- the hddc2 gene encoding HD domain-containing protein 2 codes for the protein MSGRHSMENMLQFLKLVGQLKQVPRKGWVYRHVKHPESVSDHMYRMSVMALTIQDRGVNKERCMKLALVHDLAECIVGDIAPADNISKAEKHRREKEAMVHITGLLSEDLHKELYQLWEEYETQSSPEAKLVKELDQLEMILQAHEYEELEGTPGRLQEFFSSTEGRFHHPEVLALARSLNEERAHHIGKQGEASLGQATNQDSHVTHNFITSL